The Nitriliruptor alkaliphilus DSM 45188 genome includes a region encoding these proteins:
- a CDS encoding FtsK/SpoIIIE family DNA translocase: MASTTKTPSRPRGGARSGSSTGGRSGQRTTPQRKAQTTRVASKGGASKGGTKPLPKGGAKGGGDGPGPVGRAGRAFASHLGEQKQDVVGIGLVLLGVLAGLGMYAGAGGPVGDFLEAVARGLLGLAGYLIPPLVAWFGLLVVLGRPSPEIGRIAVGSVLLGLGLLTSWHLIAGAPVPADGIRALWPAAGLLGWAVATPLVAALSVWGASAVCVALLFLGTLIVTKTPFSHVIALLRPTPREDDGTGDADAGSSRRSRRRASEDDDPQATRRIDDPEATGEVDRPTPVRATLSRLSGEQLALEDEPEADDGDGLSEADREAGKTPDPPVSRAKVPADAATLKAKKVAPVRSWDDYTLPALDLLATGRSMGKESRRTIEAQVEALQETFRQFNIDATVARWSRGPTVTRFEIELGPGVQVKKVANMGDDIAYALAAPDVRIVAPIPGKSAIGVEVPNRQRDLITLGDILRSDEAARDPHPLTVALGVDIAGNPALVNLAHMPHLLISGATGSGKSVTVNGMITSIIMRARPDQVRMILIDPKRVELVPYEGAPHLLTQVVTDPRRATDAVQWCVKEMEQRYELLALLGYRNIDGYNEAVDAGAIEPRPGPDGTLIESERLPYIVLVIDELADLMLVAPRDVEEAICRIAQKARAVGIHMVLATQRPSVDVITGLIKANVPSRLALAVSSQTDSRTIIDMNGAEKLVGKGDMLFLPASQGKPSRLQGCWVTEREVEAAVGFCTAQRQAEFEPTVTKQGDEAAQVDAVRSGDDDSDEALLRRAAEQVVVSGLGSTSMLQRKLRIGFARAGRLMDELEVLGIVGPNEGSKARDVLWSPEDLDQAMSSGSI, from the coding sequence GTGGCGTCGACGACGAAGACCCCCTCGCGCCCGCGTGGCGGTGCGCGCAGCGGGTCGTCCACGGGCGGCCGCAGCGGGCAGAGGACGACCCCGCAGCGCAAGGCGCAGACGACCCGTGTCGCGTCCAAGGGCGGGGCGTCCAAGGGCGGCACCAAGCCCCTCCCCAAGGGCGGCGCCAAGGGCGGTGGTGACGGCCCAGGCCCCGTCGGGCGTGCCGGGCGGGCGTTCGCGTCCCACCTCGGTGAGCAGAAGCAGGACGTGGTCGGCATCGGCCTCGTGCTGCTCGGTGTCCTCGCGGGTCTCGGCATGTACGCCGGTGCCGGGGGGCCGGTCGGTGACTTCCTCGAGGCGGTGGCCCGTGGCCTACTCGGCCTGGCCGGCTACCTGATCCCGCCGCTGGTGGCCTGGTTCGGCCTGCTGGTCGTCCTCGGTCGTCCGAGCCCGGAGATCGGCCGGATCGCGGTCGGGTCGGTCCTGCTCGGCCTCGGGCTCCTGACCAGCTGGCACCTGATCGCGGGTGCACCTGTCCCGGCGGACGGCATCCGTGCCCTGTGGCCCGCGGCCGGCCTGCTCGGCTGGGCGGTGGCGACCCCGCTGGTGGCGGCGCTGTCGGTCTGGGGCGCGAGCGCGGTGTGTGTGGCCCTGCTGTTCCTCGGCACCCTCATCGTGACCAAGACGCCGTTCTCGCACGTGATCGCTCTGCTGCGTCCGACACCCCGCGAGGACGACGGCACCGGTGACGCCGACGCGGGCTCGTCCCGCCGGTCGCGCCGCCGGGCGAGCGAGGACGACGACCCGCAGGCCACCCGCCGCATCGACGACCCCGAGGCGACCGGCGAGGTCGACCGGCCGACCCCGGTCCGGGCCACCCTGTCACGCCTGTCGGGCGAACAGCTCGCCCTCGAGGACGAGCCGGAGGCCGACGACGGGGACGGGCTGAGCGAGGCCGACCGCGAGGCCGGCAAGACCCCCGACCCGCCGGTGTCGCGCGCGAAGGTGCCCGCCGACGCGGCGACGCTGAAAGCGAAGAAGGTCGCGCCGGTCCGCAGCTGGGACGACTACACCCTGCCGGCCCTCGACCTGCTCGCCACCGGGCGGTCCATGGGCAAGGAGTCGCGCCGGACCATCGAAGCCCAGGTCGAGGCCCTCCAGGAGACCTTCCGGCAGTTCAACATCGACGCGACCGTCGCCCGCTGGTCGCGCGGTCCGACCGTCACCCGCTTCGAGATCGAGCTCGGCCCGGGCGTGCAGGTCAAGAAGGTCGCCAACATGGGCGACGACATCGCCTACGCCCTCGCGGCCCCCGATGTGCGCATCGTGGCCCCGATCCCCGGCAAGTCGGCCATCGGGGTCGAGGTCCCCAACCGCCAGCGCGACCTGATCACCCTCGGCGACATCCTGCGCTCCGACGAGGCGGCCCGTGATCCGCACCCGCTCACCGTCGCCCTCGGCGTCGACATCGCCGGCAACCCGGCCCTGGTCAACCTCGCCCACATGCCGCACCTGCTGATCTCGGGTGCCACCGGGTCCGGGAAGTCGGTGACCGTCAACGGGATGATCACCTCGATCATCATGCGCGCACGTCCGGACCAGGTCCGGATGATCCTCATCGACCCCAAGCGCGTCGAGCTGGTGCCCTACGAGGGCGCCCCGCACCTGCTCACCCAGGTGGTCACCGACCCGCGTCGGGCCACCGACGCGGTGCAGTGGTGCGTCAAGGAGATGGAGCAGCGCTACGAGCTGCTCGCGCTGCTCGGGTACCGCAACATCGACGGCTACAACGAAGCGGTCGACGCCGGCGCCATCGAGCCCCGTCCCGGCCCCGACGGGACGCTCATCGAGTCCGAGCGGCTGCCCTACATCGTCCTGGTCATCGACGAGCTGGCCGACCTCATGCTGGTCGCGCCCCGCGACGTCGAGGAGGCGATCTGCCGCATCGCCCAGAAGGCCCGCGCCGTCGGCATCCACATGGTCCTGGCGACCCAGCGACCGTCCGTCGACGTCATCACCGGCCTGATCAAGGCCAACGTGCCGTCGCGTCTCGCACTGGCGGTCTCGTCCCAGACCGACTCGCGCACCATCATCGACATGAACGGGGCCGAGAAGCTGGTCGGCAAGGGAGACATGCTCTTCCTGCCGGCCTCGCAGGGCAAGCCGTCCCGCCTCCAGGGCTGCTGGGTCACCGAACGCGAGGTCGAGGCCGCCGTCGGGTTCTGCACCGCCCAGCGTCAGGCCGAGTTCGAGCCCACCGTCACCAAGCAGGGCGACGAGGCCGCCCAGGTCGACGCGGTCCGCTCCGGCGACGACGACTCCGACGAGGCACTGCTGCGCCGTGCGGCCGAGCAGGTCGTGGTCAGCGGGCTCGGCTCGACCTCGATGCTGCAGCGCAAGCTCCGCATCGGGTTCGCGCGCGCCGGTCGCCTCATGGACGAGCTCGAGGTGCTCGGCATCGTCGGCCCGAACGAGGGCAGCAAGGCCCGCGACGTGCTGTGGAGCCCCGAGGACCTCGACCAGGCCATGTCGAGCGGCAGCATCTGA